Below is a window of Impatiens glandulifera chromosome 2, dImpGla2.1, whole genome shotgun sequence DNA.
ATCACCAAAATTAACATCACCACCGGTCAGATGAGCATCTTATCTTACACTTCTAGTCAATGCTATACTGCCAACGGAAGCCTGGATAGTCGTAAATTCATAGAAACAACAACCGGGGTCTTCTATCTATCTCCGACCATGAACAAATTCGTTGCAATCGGATGCGACACGACGGCAATCGTGTCCGGTATACAGGGACTTAATTACACCACCGGTTGTTTATCGATTTGCTCCGATGTAAACTCTGTTCCTGTTGATTCATGTAGTGGAATTGGGTGCTGTGAGATGAATATACCTGAAGGAGTGGCTAGTTTCAATGTTTCGATTCGGAGCTTTTATAATCATGTTCCGATTTGGGATTTCAATCCTTGTAGTTATGCGTTTGTTGTGGAGGAAGGGGGTTATAATTTCAAATCGTCGGATCTTAAAGAGTTCAATTCTGTTAAGCTTCCTGTGACTTTGGACTGGGCGATAAGGATAAACTACTCTGGTAATGTAACCTGCGACGATGCTAAAGCCGACGAGAAGAGTTATGCTTGTAAGGATAATACGAATTGTGCGAATTTTGTTGAAGGAGGTTACCGTTGTAGTTGCCTTGATGGATTTGAAGGGAACCCATATCTTCCAAATGGTTGTCAAAGTAAGTTTCTCTACCTGGCCTCTTtttcatgataattttttttttttttttgtaaggaaTAACGCTTAATATTCAAGAGGTACGGGGATCGATACCGAATGGATTCGATTCATCATAGTCGTGGGATGTCAGCCTAGTTTTTCTTTAACgcttccaaaaaaaatatattggtgGAAATAATGGATTTTAGGGTATTGGGGAGAGTAGGGCCTTAAGCTGCTAGTCTCACCTCAAACTAATGCAGtctatttatttcaaatattaagattttagtcaaatttattgaatttttaaacataaaagatTGTTAATTagtgatttaaaatataatttaatgtttaattggttaagaattaaaatctcacttatcaatttttaaactaGATCTAAGAAAATTTTTTTCCCCCAAAActagttaattaaattacttttttgATTGGTAAATGATTTGAATTCttatagataataaattaaaaatagattgtTTTTAGTCTATTAATATTGACTTTagcgtttattaattatttgttggaTGGGCTAACCCTAGATTGCTATAGCAATTCTAATCTAATGCTATCCtcctaaacaaaaaaatataaaaaattttggggttttgttttatgtttttattaattattttttcttttaataatgtaatataCTAATTTCCATAGTTATATCATGAATTTCAAGTTAACATAGGTGTAACCTTTCAATGTTGAAttaatttctcatttatttgttttttcagaTATCAACGAATGTGAGGGTCAAAATCTTTGCAACACAACTTGCATAGACACAACTGGAAACAATCTTTGCAACAAAACTTGCATAGACACAATTGGTAGTTACAGATGCGAATGTCCAAAAGGATTTTACGGTGATGCCATGAAAAATGGCACCGGTTGCAGTCGTCGAGATCCAAATAAGAATCCATGGCTCAATATTGCTCTTGGTATGTtctttatatacatttttattcacaTTTGAGTTGTAGCCGAAATGATCTTAATTTGATTGTATTTCTATAATTGGTCATTACTTAATTTTGACATATTCAAATTGATCTCTTGTAGGGGTCGGCTTGAGCATAGTGGGACTAATTGTTATAGTTACATGGTTGTTTTACGGGTATAGACAAAGAAAGATGTTGAAACTCCGAGAAGAGTATTTCAAACAAAACGGAGGCTTCGTGTTACAACAATCCTTGCAACAAGAAGGTAGTTCACATGCCACCACAACCATCTTTACCGCGAAAGAGTTAGAAAAAGCTACCAACAATTACGCGGAGAGAATGATCATCGGAAAAGGTGGCTTCGGCGTAGTCTACAAAGGAATTCTAGAGGATAATCAGGTAGTTGCCATAAAGAAATCCAAGTTAGTAGAAAAGAACCAAGTTGATCAATTCATCAATGAAGTGACCGTCTTGATGCAAATCAACCATAGAAATGTGGTCAAACTATTAGGTTGTTGTCTAGAGGCTGAAGTTCCATTGTTGGTATACGAATACATATCTAACGGAACCCTTCACGAGCACATCCACAACCAACACGAAGTTGACTACTTAACATGGGAAACTCGTCTCAAGATCGCCTCTGAATCCGCTAATGTGTTGTCATATCTACATTCCCAAGCATCTATTCCTGTAATCCACCGAGATGTGAAATCTACCAACATTCTTCTAGACAATAATTACACGGCTAAAGTGGCCGATTTCGGAGCATCAAGATTGGTTTCCATTCACGAGATGCAACTATCTACTATGGTACAAGGCACACTCGGGTATCTTGACCCTGAGTATCTACAAACTAGCCAGTTGACTGATAAGAGCGACGTATACAGTTTTGGAGTTGTACTTTTAGAGTTACTCACAGGAAGAAAAGTCGTCAAATTCGATGGCCCTGAAGTTGAGAGGAATTTGGCTATGCATTTCATTCTTTCAATGAAAGAGGATAGTTTATTTGAGATTCTCGATTCTCGGATAGTGAACCAAGGAAAGCGCGAGCAACTCGTGGGAGTGGCGAACATTGCGTATAGTTGCTTAAGAGTGAAAGGAGAGGAAAGGCCTAGCATGAAGGAAGTGGCAATGGAGCTTGAAGGTATTAGAATAATGGGAATGAGACATCCATGGGAAAATGATGCAAAGGAAGAGACAAAGTATTTGCTTGGCAATGATATTAATGAAGCATCAGATTCTTACTATGATGGTCAAAGCTTAAACACATCAGATTTTCATATGACTAGGGAACATGTAATATTGCCAATGGAAGTAGGTAATGGAAGGTGACTTATGCAGCATGGAGATGTAACAATGTATTCCTCATATGTACTTAATTCACTCTTATTCATTAGGAATTATGCCTTATGTGTGTTTTACGATAAcccatttaaataaaatcttgtAAAAAAGTTATAGTGCACAAATAAaacttaatgattttaaattgtgtatggtaattattattgttgtaaGAGAATAgaagttatatattttgtaaagttGAGCATAACAGTATATATATGAAAGTCATGTTTACAATGTTTGTATCCTTGTCTAAGATTTGATAAATTTGTAGGAAAACAAAACTATTGAATGGACAATTTCAACTCAAACACTTGTGTCTAATTGTTTTgcttatacaaaaaaaaagtgttggtatgataaaataatggttacacttaataagtattaataaaatcaaactattttaaaattgagaaatgattgaggagaaaatttgagagaaaattaCGTGACGCAATTtgattcgctgaaaaaataacaaattttttatctCCTCACCCTTTATATTGACATGtcattctctctctcaaattccctatCACTCTTTTAAgccaaaatttacaaaattaaaatattatgatgttatatattgtgcgatattttattttgataaggaatttattctcattaaatttaattgggagttacataaaaaaaaattaataacaaattaatatgtacaaaatttgtatgaataatttaaaaaaaaaaaatcatattggAAAAGATTCAACGAACATGTAATTTATTGATGTCACTCAAATAACGAACTCATTTGAGTTCTTAAATGATAAGTGTTGAAGTAGAGCCACTAGTAAAATTAGCGAGATTTTCGTATATTTATCGACTCATTTTCGTCAATTAAgcaacataatttttattgagtaatgatatatacagcacCCTTGTACAACACCTTTATACAACACATACCTCATTTgtcaaaaaagagaaaatatttttctctatcTTGTATTTTAATcaagatatattttctttttcttgtcaAATAAGGTATGTGCTGTATAAATGTGTTGTATAAGAgtgttgtatatataattactcTTTCTTATTAACCAACCATTTCTTCTTTATCGAGCTttcggtcaaccaacaatcttaTTTTAACTCACTTAGGGCACTTGCACCAGAAGTGCTAAATTTTAtacctaaaataatattaaaaaatacatatatttattttacaacaTCTCAATTCAAAATACTCTACAGCAGCATTTCTATCTATATAcctataacattaaaatatttattttttccaaaattaaaaaacaacttgtaactactttttaaaattcaaacgaCTATATTCCAACGCctatatttcaatttcaaattcaaatttaaattccAACACCTATATTTCATTGGCAtgttctataaaaaaaattgagattcaaatttcaaattcaaatttcaaattcaaattccaaCGGCTATTTTCCAGCGGTCATATTTCGAAATCCAactataaataaagtttttgttcattcattcttcACCACACTTTAAGCTTTATCCTACACAATGAGTGGCAACAATAACTTTTTGAAAGATTATTTGTACGGATGCGATAATGACGATGATATGATTCAAATTCTAGCCTTCAAACGTGAAAGAGAAAAACTCGAGGCACAAGGTCAAAACTCTCGACAATCATGCACATCTATTGATAACTCAAGCTGCGTGTGATAGCCACAAAACTTGTTTACACATTGTTGGATTTTTTGCCATCGACTTCGAAGAGATCCTAATGTGTGTTGCCCATACTTGCCATCTATGGACTCATTAAAATATGTATCAATTCTTTTCCAATATTGATCTGCTTTTTGATTTGTGCTACGGATAAGGTCAAGACTTACGT
It encodes the following:
- the LOC124923877 gene encoding wall-associated receptor kinase 2-like, which encodes MKNFILQILAVAVSMAAMVSVAGGKNQSGCINKCGNIDFPYPFGTGESTAGNYCFLDYPFRVTCNHTTGRLFMADETDGALEITKINITTGQMSILSYTSSQCYTANGSLDSRKFIETTTGVFYLSPTMNKFVAIGCDTTAIVSGIQGLNYTTGCLSICSDVNSVPVDSCSGIGCCEMNIPEGVASFNVSIRSFYNHVPIWDFNPCSYAFVVEEGGYNFKSSDLKEFNSVKLPVTLDWAIRINYSGNVTCDDAKADEKSYACKDNTNCANFVEGGYRCSCLDGFEGNPYLPNGCQNINECEGQNLCNTTCIDTTGNNLCNKTCIDTIGSYRCECPKGFYGDAMKNGTGCSRRDPNKNPWLNIALGVGLSIVGLIVIVTWLFYGYRQRKMLKLREEYFKQNGGFVLQQSLQQEGSSHATTTIFTAKELEKATNNYAERMIIGKGGFGVVYKGILEDNQVVAIKKSKLVEKNQVDQFINEVTVLMQINHRNVVKLLGCCLEAEVPLLVYEYISNGTLHEHIHNQHEVDYLTWETRLKIASESANVLSYLHSQASIPVIHRDVKSTNILLDNNYTAKVADFGASRLVSIHEMQLSTMVQGTLGYLDPEYLQTSQLTDKSDVYSFGVVLLELLTGRKVVKFDGPEVERNLAMHFILSMKEDSLFEILDSRIVNQGKREQLVGVANIAYSCLRVKGEERPSMKEVAMELEGIRIMGMRHPWENDAKEETKYLLGNDINEASDSYYDGQSLNTSDFHMTREHVILPMEVGNGR